The genomic region TAGCTGGAATTAAATGGTGATTATTTGGGGGAGGATGAGAGGACGTCGTTCAATAACCTGGTTAAAAAACCGCTTGAGCTCTCGACGAATTTCGGCCTTGATTTCGTCCAGGTCGAAGACATTGCCGCTCCCTAGGTTCTTTTCCTCAGCCAGCCGATCAAAAATCTCGAGAATCAGGCATTTGGCGTCTTCAAGTAGATAAGGCCTTGCTTCCTCGAAAATAAATCCTTTGGAAATAAAGTCCGGGCCGCTGAGGATCTCCCCGGTGCACTCGTCAATGACAACCAGGGGGATGACCATCCCGTGTGCGGCCAGATGATGACGGTCGCGGAGCACGGCCTGACCCACGTCACCGACGCCTTTACCATCAACCAGCACCCGTCCCGTAGTGACACGCCCAACCTTGCGGCAGCCATCCCGATCAAAGCGGATCTGGTCTCCATTTTCTGCCAGGATCAGGTTTTCTTTGGGCACCCCGACCTCATGAGCCAGTTCGATATGTTTAATCAGGTGACGGTACTCCCCATGGATGGGGATGAAATATTTAGGTTGGGTCAGGTTGATCATGAGTTTGAGTTCTTCCTGGTAGGCATGCCCTGACACATGAATTTCGGATACGGTTTCATAGATCACCTCAGCTCCCAGCCGATACAGATTGTTGATGATATTGGTGATGGCTCGTTCATTGCCCGGGATAAAGCGAGAGGAAAGGATAATGGTGTCACCGGACTTGATCTTTATCTGTTTGTGGTTATTGGCCGCCATCCGTGTCAGGGCGCTCATGGGCTCACCCTGAGAACCGGTTGTCACCAGAGCCACCTTGCTCTCAGGCAGATCGCCAATTTCACTGAGTGGTATTTCCAGGTCTTTAGCTATATTCAGGCAGCCTAGTTCTTTGGCAATGCGAACGTTGGTGACCATACTTTTACCATCAAAGGCTACCTTGCGGCCAAAATCAGCCGCAATATTGATGACCTGCTGGATACGGATAATGCTGGAGGCGAACATAGCCACAATGACGCGCCCCTGACAAGTCTGGGAGATCTGGCGTAAGGTTTCTCCGATCTTCTGTTCAGACATCGTATAACCGGGCCGTTCCACATTGGTCGAGTCTGAAAGCAAGGCCAGCACCCCCTGTTCCCCATATTCGGCGAACTTGCTGAGGTCAATCTCCCCGCCAGGCATCGGGCTCTGTTCGATCTTGAAATCCCCGGAGTGGACCAAGCGGCCGACCGGAGTCTTGATCCCCAAGGCCACACCATCCACAATGCTGTGGCTGACCTTGATAAACTCAAAGGTGAGAGGACCGATGGTCAACTTATCACGCGGGGCGATAACATTGAATTGAACCTCCGGAAATACTCTGTGCTCCTTGAGACGATCTTTCACCAGTTCAAGGGTAAGGCGGGTCCCGTAAATCGGAACGTTGATCTGATTGAGCAAAAAAGGCAGGGCGCCAATGTGATCTTCATGGCCGTGGGTCAAAATAACGGCCCGAACCTCGTCGGCATGCTCCAGAATATAACTGAAATCCGGGATGACGATATCCACCCCGTACATATACTGATCAGGAAACATCAGACCGGCGTCAATAATCACCAGGTCCTGGCCACACTTCAGGGCCATGATGTTCAGTCCAATTTCACCCAGGCCCCCTAAAATGATTAAATCAACAGAAAGCTCATTCATTGGCCTTTTCCCGGGGCGGATCGTCTTTTGTTCCCATAGTCAGGGTCGTGATTGGCGATCATCACCTCGCGCACTTTAGCCATTAACTCATTTTGCCCGGACCGTTTGATGCCTTTGGTGGGAATGGGTTTCCTAAAAATAACCTTTATCCGACCTGGAATGACCTTAAACGTTCTGGCCGGCATGACCCGATGGGCTCCGCTGATACTGACCGGAACAATAGGGAGGCCGGACTTCACGGCCAGAGTAAAACCACCTCGCTTGAATTCATGGATTCGGCCGTCATCGCTCCGCGTTCCCTCCGGGAAAATCACCACGCTTACCCCTTCACGTATTTTTTCAGCCGCCTTTTCGAGACTCCGTACCCCCTCTCTAGGGTTGGACCGGTTGATGGGAATGTAACCGGCGAGGGACATGGCATGACCATAAAGAGGAAGCGAAAAGAGACTTTCCTTGGCCAGCCAGCGGAATGGGATGGGCACATAGGCCTGAAGCACCAGGATGTCAAAGACGCTGCTATGATTGGCAGCAAAGATGTAATTCTCCCCAGGAACAAGGTTCTCTACACCTTCCACCTTCACCCGGACAAAGCCGCAACGAAGTAAAGTGCGCATGTAAAATCGGGCCATGTGATGGATCCCATTACCCTGATGATCCAGAAAAGCCACAACCAAGGCCACAAGGTACATCGGGGGCGTGATGATGGCTAGGACTACTAAGCCATAAATCATGAAAAAATTTATGGGAGGTAAAGATTTAAATATCATTCTTTTCATGACCTTAATATTAGGGCTGAAATTCGACTCTGTCAA from Deltaproteobacteria bacterium harbors:
- a CDS encoding ribonuclease J, which gives rise to MNELSVDLIILGGLGEIGLNIMALKCGQDLVIIDAGLMFPDQYMYGVDIVIPDFSYILEHADEVRAVILTHGHEDHIGALPFLLNQINVPIYGTRLTLELVKDRLKEHRVFPEVQFNVIAPRDKLTIGPLTFEFIKVSHSIVDGVALGIKTPVGRLVHSGDFKIEQSPMPGGEIDLSKFAEYGEQGVLALLSDSTNVERPGYTMSEQKIGETLRQISQTCQGRVIVAMFASSIIRIQQVINIAADFGRKVAFDGKSMVTNVRIAKELGCLNIAKDLEIPLSEIGDLPESKVALVTTGSQGEPMSALTRMAANNHKQIKIKSGDTIILSSRFIPGNERAITNIINNLYRLGAEVIYETVSEIHVSGHAYQEELKLMINLTQPKYFIPIHGEYRHLIKHIELAHEVGVPKENLILAENGDQIRFDRDGCRKVGRVTTGRVLVDGKGVGDVGQAVLRDRHHLAAHGMVIPLVVIDECTGEILSGPDFISKGFIFEEARPYLLEDAKCLILEIFDRLAEEKNLGSGNVFDLDEIKAEIRRELKRFFNQVIERRPLILPQIITI
- a CDS encoding 1-acyl-sn-glycerol-3-phosphate acyltransferase produces the protein MIYGLVVLAIITPPMYLVALVVAFLDHQGNGIHHMARFYMRTLLRCGFVRVKVEGVENLVPGENYIFAANHSSVFDILVLQAYVPIPFRWLAKESLFSLPLYGHAMSLAGYIPINRSNPREGVRSLEKAAEKIREGVSVVIFPEGTRSDDGRIHEFKRGGFTLAVKSGLPIVPVSISGAHRVMPARTFKVIPGRIKVIFRKPIPTKGIKRSGQNELMAKVREVMIANHDPDYGNKRRSAPGKGQ